Proteins encoded within one genomic window of Vanrija pseudolonga chromosome 3, complete sequence:
- the SF3B4 gene encoding Splicing factor 3B subunit 4 — translation MQSKPEQDRNQEATVYLGNLDERCTDALIWELMLQAGPVSNVFLPKDRISMAHQGFGFCEFLAEDDAEYAVKIMNQIKLFGKPIRVNKASYDKKQLDVGANLFIGNIDAGVDENALYDTFSTFGAIAEHPKIARDASTGESKGYGFVSFLEFEAADMAVENMNGQFLGGKQVSVQYAFKKDGKGERHGTQAERLLAAQAKKQSFGGFSQPAYVPPVAAAPVAAAPPPLPAGFAAANVIGAPPAPGGYAGYPPQQQQYGAYPQQQQYGQNGYAPPPPPQQYAAAGAPPPPPPMRMGFN, via the exons ATGCAGAGCAAGCCAGAACAGGACAGGAACCAGGAGGCGACGGTGTACTTG GGAAACCTCGACGAGCGGTGTACCGACGCATTGATATGGGAGCTGATGCT GCAAGCCGGCCCAGTGT CCAACGTCTTCCTCCCCAAGGACCGCATCTCGATGGCGCACCAGGGCTTCGGGTTCTGCGAGTTCCTCGCGGAAGACGACGCAGAGTACGCCGTCAAGATCATGAACCAGATCAAGCTGTTCGGCAAGCCGATCCGCGTCAACAAGGCGAGCTACGACAAGAAGCAGCTCGATGTCGGCGCGAACCTGTTCATCGGCAACATTGATGCTGGGGTGGACGAGAATGCGCTGTATGATACGTTTAGCACATTCGGCGCGATCGCCGAGCACCCGAAG atcgcgcgcgacgcgtccaCTGGCGAATCAAAGGGCTACGGCTTCGTCTCGTTCCTCGAgttcgaggccgccgacatgGCCGTCGAGAACATGAACGGCCAGTTCCTCGGCGGAAAACAGGTGTCGGTGCAGTACGCGTTCaagaaggacggcaagggcgagcggcacggcacgcaggCCGAGCGTCTGCTCGCGGCACAGGCAAAGAAGCAGAGCTTTGGCGGCTTCAGCCAGCCGGCGTACGTCCCGCCTGTAGCTGCCGCGCcggtcgccgctgcgccgcctcctctGCCGGCAGGCTTCGCGGCTGCCAACGTtatcggcgcgccgcccgcccctgGAGGGTACGCTGGATACCccccacagcagcagcagtacggCGCCTacccccagcagcagcagtacggACAGAACGGGTACGcgcctcccccaccaccacaacagtacgctgcggccggcgcgccgcccccgccgccacccatgCGCATGGGCTTCAACTAG